A part of Leishmania panamensis strain MHOM/PA/94/PSC-1 chromosome 34 sequence genomic DNA contains:
- a CDS encoding membrane transporter, putative (TriTrypDB/GeneDB-style sysID: LpmP.34.2620), giving the protein MPISPVDKGTTTEAEGSAPPLERCANNCRPLKDTPLPWGQLSIICVVLLTESICWSVLIPFVPSFIAYIKGWDVDSSGYASGFPVGLFMLGQVVSGKLWGMLSNMIGRKVTIVLGVSGCAICMFFFGLSGSLLAMCFWRFTHGLLGGCSIVAKTMISDLTDTTNRAKGLALVSLTWGVGTLIGSAVGGALYNPASSSALALLHISSTSFVGSHPAFLPSAVVAGYNFFAVVICVMCLQESYRDARPLRDVLPPFIVKLMAPVLRFVQPRLPCDCNATDVTAMCADDHNETGSSAPQKPPPTAARPTPASPSTPHTPFGFKQAFLNPLLRRVCIISMLIATSDMMFTEIFPLWVASDVRNGGLHLSPFQISILVLMNAAPSVLANVVFAPVIQYAGGPVRLCIAAQLMYGFFTAMVPTASSLGKRTRFWYTIVFGMLRKAMEAWNYALTMVMVSLTAPQGKVAIMFGIQQSLVCLVRCVVPLVFAPVFAWSIAKPHPFPFNHYLVFLLSVIPLVIGAYIATHVYVPSCNSGDGEEEEEELEGSSDRVGVGNGGQNSRLNSACGSLCSIYSLFGSVSCDVPARESLLRNSAANSLVTLSSPAMTQHTIFEFPTGSHLLMAVEDAVSAPRMQLDEAGDSRDNSSQEGDEVDNNTEYASLADEMAVIPVVPRDGVLEQEDIRIAQRSTLLENEELPA; this is encoded by the coding sequence ATGCCAATATCCCCGGTGGACAAAGGCACTACTACTGAGGCAGAAGGctccgcaccgccactggaGCGGTGCGCAAACAATTGTCGACCTCTCAAAGACACACCTCTGCCATGGGGTCAGCTGTCTATTATTTGCGTCGTCCTGCTCACGGAGAGCATTTGCTGGAGCGTGTTGATTCCTTTTGTGCCCTCCTTTATTGCGTATATTAAGGGTTGGGACGTTGACAGCTCTGGCTATGCGTCAGGTTTTCCTGTTGGCCTCTTTATGCTGGGACAGGTTGTGAGTGGCAAGCTATGGGGCATGCTCAGTAACATGATCGGCCGCAAGGTGACCATCGTTCTTGGTGTATCTGGCTGTGCTATTTGCATGTTCTTTTTTGGACTTAGCGGCAGCCTGTTGGCCATGTGCTTTTGGCGCTTCACGCATGGCTTGTTGGGCGGTTGCTCGATTGTTGCCAAGACGATGATCAGTGACTTGACCGATACGACGAATCGAGCGAAGGGTCTGGCGCTCGTCAGTCTAACGTGGGGCGTCGGTACCCTGATAGGTTCAGCTGTCGGTGGCGCTCTCTACAACCCTGCTTCCAGTTCAGCACTAGCCTTATTGCATATTTCTTCAACTAGCTTCGTTGGCAGCCACCCCGCCTTTCTTCCCAGTGCTGTTGTGGCAGGATACAACTTTTTTGCAGTGGTAATCTGTGTCATGTGCTTGCAGGAGAGCTACAGGGATGCTCGGCCGCTACGCgacgtgctgccgccgttcaTTGTGAAACTTATGGCCCCTGTGCTGAGGTTTGTGCAGCCGCGACTGCCGTGCGACTGCAACGCAACCGATGTAACGGCCATGTGCGCGGACGACCACAATGAAaccggcagcagtgcacccCAGAAGCCGCCTCCCACAGCTGCACGTCCTACGCCGGCTTCTCCTTCTACGCCACATACCCCCTTCGGCTTCAAGCAAGCCTTTTTGaacccgctgctgcggcgtgtcTGCATCATCTCGATGCTCATCGCAACATCGGACATGATGTTCACAGAGATTTTCCCGCTCTGGGTGGCATCCGACGTTCGGAACGGTGGCTTACATCTGTCGCCGTTCCAGATATCGATCCTGGTACTGATGAACGCCGCTCCTTCAGTGCTCGCAAACGTCGTCTTTGCCCCGGTGATCCAGTATGCGGGGGGTCCTGTGCGGTTGTGTATTGCCGCTCAGCTCATGTACGGCTTTTTTACGGCCATGGTACCGACGGCCAGCTCCCTCGGCAAGAGGACTCGCTTCTGGTACACAATAGTCTTTGGTATGCTACGCAAGGCAATGGAGGCCTGGAACTATGCACTCACCATGGTCATGGTGTCTCTTACAGCACCGCAAGGCAAGGTGGCCATCATGTTCGGTATTCAGCAATCGCTAGTGTGCTTGGTTCGCTGTGTGGTGCCTTTAGTATTTGCCCCGGTCTTCGCGTGGTCGATTGCGAAACCGCATCCTTTTCCCTTCAATCATTATTTAGTGTTTCTTCTGAGCGTCATTCCGCTAGTAATTGGTGCCTACATCGCTACCCACGTCTACGTTCCGTCCTGTAACAGTGGTgacggagaggaagaggaggaggaactcGAGGGCTCATCGGATAGGGTCGGTGTCGGCAACGGGGGGCAGAACTCTAGACTTAACTCGGCATGCGGATCCTTGTGCTCAATCTACAGTCTCTTCGGATCCGTCTCTTGCGACGTCCCGGCGCGCGAATCTCTCCTTCGCAACTCCGCCGCGAACTCGCTTGTGACACTCTCTAGTCCAGCGATGACGCAGCACACCATATTTGAATTTCCGACTGGTTCTCACCTACTGATGGCCGTCGAGGACGCCGTAAGTGCTCCAAGAATGCAGCTTGACGAGGCTGGCGACTCCCGTGATAACTCTAGCCAAGAGGGCGACGAAGTGGACAACAATACCGAATACGCATCTCTTGCAGACGAAATGGCGGTGATACCAGTAGTCCCTCGAGATGGCGTGCTTGAACAAGAGGATATTCGTATTGCTCAGCGCAGCACACTGCTGGAGAACGAGGAGCTCCCCGCTTAG